The following proteins are co-located in the Trichormus variabilis 0441 genome:
- a CDS encoding Uma2 family endonuclease, translating into MNAFTVNLKPVLELTDEQFFNLCQANRDLKFERSANGELIIMPPTGGETGNKNARITQQLMNWADADGTGIAFDSSTCFKLPNGANRSPDAAWIKSERWNTLTDEQKEKFPPICPDFVIELLSPSDSLKAAQEKMREYLDNGVSLGLLINRKYRQVEIHRQEKEVEVLESPATVSGEDILKGFVLDLERIW; encoded by the coding sequence ATGAATGCTTTCACAGTCAATCTTAAACCAGTATTGGAACTCACAGATGAGCAATTTTTTAATCTATGTCAAGCAAATCGGGACTTGAAGTTTGAACGCAGCGCAAATGGAGAATTAATAATTATGCCACCTACGGGGGGAGAAACAGGGAATAAAAATGCAAGAATTACTCAACAATTAATGAATTGGGCTGATGCTGATGGTACTGGTATCGCTTTTGATTCTTCAACTTGCTTTAAGTTGCCTAATGGTGCAAACCGTTCTCCTGATGCTGCTTGGATAAAGTCAGAAAGATGGAATACTTTAACAGACGAACAAAAGGAAAAGTTCCCCCCTATTTGTCCTGATTTTGTCATTGAGTTACTTTCACCCAGTGATAGTTTGAAGGCTGCACAAGAAAAGATGAGGGAATATTTAGATAATGGTGTAAGTTTAGGTTTGTTAATTAATCGTAAATATCGTCAAGTTGAAATTCATCGACAAGAAAAAGAGGTTGAGGTTTTGGAATCTCCTGCGACTGTATCAGGCGAAGATATTTTAAAGGGTTTTGTATTGGACTTGGAAAGAATTTGGTAA
- a CDS encoding GNAT family N-acetyltransferase encodes MTIRHATTTDLPTIIGIYNAAVPSRMATADLEPVSVESRLAWFQGRSPNFRPLWVIEQEGVIAGWLSFQSFYGRPAYSATAELSIYIAPAFHRCGLGKQLLAKAIAESPNLGLKTLLGFIFAHNQPSLHLFETFGFQKWGYLPQVADLDGVERDLVIMGLRI; translated from the coding sequence ATGACCATCCGTCATGCGACTACAACTGATTTGCCTACAATTATAGGCATTTATAATGCTGCTGTTCCTAGCCGCATGGCAACTGCTGATTTAGAACCAGTTTCAGTAGAAAGTCGTCTTGCTTGGTTCCAAGGGCGATCGCCTAACTTTCGTCCTCTATGGGTAATCGAACAAGAGGGAGTAATTGCTGGGTGGCTGAGTTTCCAATCATTTTACGGACGGCCAGCCTACTCTGCAACGGCTGAACTTAGTATTTACATCGCCCCAGCTTTTCATCGGTGCGGTTTAGGTAAGCAATTGTTAGCCAAAGCAATTGCGGAAAGTCCCAATTTAGGTTTAAAAACCCTATTGGGGTTTATTTTTGCTCACAATCAGCCAAGTTTACACCTGTTTGAAACTTTCGGCTTTCAAAAATGGGGATATTTACCCCAAGTTGCAGACTTGGATGGCGTGGAACGCGATTTAGTAATTATGGGGTTGCGAATTTAA
- a CDS encoding ATP adenylyltransferase family protein has protein sequence MTRTEGKILLKPDTLWEQVKKQTEYALNCGALLSIPTEFEFVEQDGVNFLVRILSNLDRKNADKKKREKKSAGKEFNPFLPYEQDLFVADISDTHVCIFNKFNVVDYHLLIITRDFEEQEKLLTLADFTAMWACLAGIDGLAFYNGGKLAGASQRHKHLQLVPLPFTASATQIPIAPLLASAKFEESIATIPGLPFVHAFASLQPAWVDSPLMGADATLEIYHKLLRAVGLGAVGDDRQSGAYNLLATREWMLIVPRSQEHFQSISVNSLGFAGALLVKNASEMQILKQHGPMNILKEVAIAYGETKPIAINSY, from the coding sequence GTGACTAGGACTGAAGGAAAAATCTTGTTAAAACCAGACACATTGTGGGAACAGGTAAAAAAACAAACGGAATACGCTTTAAATTGTGGTGCGTTGCTATCGATACCCACAGAATTTGAATTTGTTGAGCAGGATGGGGTTAATTTTTTGGTACGAATTTTATCTAACCTTGACCGTAAAAATGCAGACAAGAAAAAACGAGAGAAGAAATCTGCTGGTAAAGAGTTTAACCCCTTTCTTCCTTACGAACAGGATTTATTTGTAGCGGATATTTCCGACACTCATGTATGTATATTTAATAAATTTAATGTTGTTGACTATCACTTATTGATTATCACCCGTGATTTTGAAGAGCAGGAAAAGTTGCTAACGTTAGCGGACTTTACTGCAATGTGGGCGTGTTTAGCGGGAATTGATGGTTTAGCATTCTACAACGGAGGGAAACTTGCAGGTGCTAGCCAGCGACATAAACACTTGCAACTAGTACCGTTACCATTTACAGCATCAGCAACGCAGATACCGATTGCGCCACTATTAGCATCGGCAAAATTTGAGGAATCGATTGCAACTATACCAGGGCTACCGTTCGTCCATGCTTTCGCTAGTTTACAGCCTGCTTGGGTAGATTCCCCGTTGATGGGGGCTGACGCAACTTTAGAAATCTACCATAAATTATTGCGTGCTGTGGGTTTAGGGGCGGTTGGTGATGATAGACAATCGGGTGCTTATAATTTACTAGCAACTAGAGAATGGATGTTAATCGTACCGCGATCGCAAGAACATTTCCAATCCATTTCGGTAAATTCCTTGGGGTTTGCGGGTGCTTTGCTAGTGAAAAACGCGTCGGAAATGCAAATCCTCAAGCAACACGGCCCAATGAACATTCTCAAGGAAGTAGCGATCGCCTACGGAGAGACAAAGCCCATCGCCATCAATAGTTATTAG
- the cysH gene encoding phosphoadenosine phosphosulfate reductase — protein sequence MTASTAFKTQTNEFNLDELNQQFETATPKEILAWSIEHIPTGLVQTSAFNVDDLVITHILYSELKQPVPVIFLDTLFHFQQTLELVAKAKEIYNLDLQTYKTPDVDTREAFTAKYGEALWDKDITQFHQVTKIEPLQRGLDELNTVAWITGRRRDQAVTRANMPVFELDGKGRLKVNPLATWTRQDSWAYVAEHGVIYNPLHDQGYPSIGDEPITTKVGEGEDERAGRWRGSNKTECGIHI from the coding sequence ATGACAGCTTCTACGGCATTTAAAACCCAAACAAACGAATTTAATTTAGATGAATTAAATCAACAGTTTGAAACTGCCACTCCTAAAGAAATTCTGGCATGGTCTATAGAGCATATCCCCACAGGGTTGGTACAAACTAGCGCCTTTAATGTGGATGACTTAGTAATTACCCATATCCTTTATAGTGAACTCAAGCAACCAGTACCTGTAATCTTTCTCGATACTCTGTTCCACTTTCAACAAACTCTAGAACTCGTTGCAAAAGCGAAAGAAATATACAACCTAGATTTACAAACCTACAAAACTCCAGATGTAGACACCCGCGAAGCCTTTACTGCTAAATATGGCGAGGCGCTTTGGGATAAAGATATTACACAATTTCACCAAGTTACCAAAATTGAACCTCTACAACGGGGTTTAGATGAACTCAACACAGTTGCGTGGATTACTGGTCGTCGCCGTGATCAAGCAGTTACCCGCGCTAATATGCCTGTATTTGAATTAGATGGCAAAGGTCGTTTGAAAGTAAATCCCCTAGCTACTTGGACACGTCAAGATAGTTGGGCTTACGTAGCCGAACATGGTGTGATTTACAACCCACTCCACGACCAAGGTTATCCCAGCATTGGCGATGAACCCATCACCACCAAAGTGGGCGAAGGCGAAGACGAACGCGCCGGACGCTGGAGAGGAAGCAATAAAACTGAATGTGGGATTCACATTTAG
- the sbcD gene encoding exonuclease subunit SbcD, producing the protein MIKILHLSDIHMGSGFSHGRINSATGLNTRLEDFVNTLSVCIDRALGDAVDLVIFGGDAFPDATPPPYVQEAFASQFRRLVDAEIPTVLLVGNHDQHSQGQGGASLNIYRTLGVPGFVVGDRLMTHHIQTRNGKVQVITLPWLTRSTLMTRQETEGLGLAEVNQLLTERLQVVMEGEIRRLDPDVPTVLLAHLMADNATLGAERYLAVGKGFTLPLSLLTRPCFDYVALGHVHRHQNLNKSNNPPVIYPGSIERVDFSEEKEDKGYVMIELERGNVEWEFCSLPVRTFRTIEVDVSKADDPQAAIVKAIAKHDIQDAVVRLIYKLRSEQMDVIDSASLHNALSSAHTYTIQAELLSQLARPRIPELSASSSIDPMEALKTYLQNREDLKDISASMLEAAEKLLTDDLVMGNW; encoded by the coding sequence ATGATTAAAATCCTCCATCTCTCCGACATCCACATGGGAAGCGGTTTTTCTCACGGACGCATTAATAGCGCCACGGGATTAAATACGCGATTGGAGGATTTTGTCAATACTTTATCTGTGTGTATTGATCGGGCATTGGGAGATGCTGTAGATTTGGTCATATTTGGTGGTGATGCGTTTCCTGATGCTACGCCGCCGCCCTATGTGCAAGAAGCTTTTGCTAGTCAATTTCGTCGTTTAGTCGATGCTGAAATTCCGACGGTGTTGTTAGTGGGGAACCATGACCAACATTCCCAAGGACAAGGAGGCGCTAGTTTAAATATTTACCGCACTTTGGGAGTGCCGGGGTTTGTGGTTGGTGATAGGTTAATGACTCATCATATCCAAACTCGTAACGGCAAAGTGCAGGTGATTACTTTACCTTGGCTAACTCGTTCGACACTGATGACGCGTCAAGAGACGGAAGGTTTGGGGTTGGCTGAAGTCAATCAACTATTAACAGAACGTCTGCAAGTGGTGATGGAAGGGGAAATTCGCCGTCTTGACCCTGATGTACCAACTGTGCTTTTAGCTCATTTGATGGCTGATAATGCGACGTTGGGGGCTGAACGCTATTTAGCTGTGGGTAAAGGTTTTACTCTACCTTTATCTTTGCTGACTCGTCCCTGTTTTGATTATGTGGCCTTGGGACACGTCCACCGTCATCAAAATTTGAATAAATCTAATAACCCGCCAGTGATTTATCCGGGGAGTATTGAACGGGTAGATTTTAGCGAGGAGAAAGAGGATAAGGGTTATGTAATGATTGAACTGGAACGGGGTAATGTGGAGTGGGAGTTTTGTTCCTTACCCGTCCGGACTTTTCGTACCATAGAAGTGGATGTGTCAAAGGCAGATGATCCACAAGCTGCTATTGTGAAGGCGATCGCTAAACATGATATTCAAGATGCTGTCGTACGCCTAATCTACAAACTCCGTTCCGAACAAATGGATGTAATTGATAGCGCCTCCCTACATAACGCCTTGAGTTCTGCTCATACTTACACCATTCAAGCAGAATTATTAAGTCAATTGGCTCGACCCCGCATCCCTGAATTGAGTGCGAGTAGCAGCATCGACCCAATGGAAGCATTAAAAACTTACTTGCAGAATCGTGAAGACCTAAAAGACATATCAGCATCCATGTTAGAAGCAGCTGAAAAGCTACTAACTGATGATTTGGTAATGGGTAATTGGTAA
- a CDS encoding BCD family MFS transporter, translated as MATSNFLPDPESGQSIKPESVQRVNLVTVFRLGLFQMGLSMMSILTLGVLNRVMIQEIAIPATLVALVLALPAFVSPSRIWFGQISDAKPLWGYHRTAYVWVGAAIFAIASFLAVQVIWQLNSVANSSSGWVWTTETIGWTSLLALIFAVYGLAICASGTSFAALLVDISEEDNRSQVVGIVWSMLMVGIIVGAIISSSLLKQLTPEANAVTLQAAVNRLFMIVPAIVFGLSIVATVGVEKKYSLYKSRSTLVNREDSITLAAAWKILTASPQTALFFTFLVVMSISLFMQDPVVEPYAGQVFKMPLAESTRLNVFYGIGILIAYGVTGFFVVPRLGKRRTARLGCVLVAFAALMLGASGFSANPTFLKFGLVIFGLATGFLTTAAISLMLDLTVAETAGTFIGAWGLAQSLARGLAVVIGGAVLDVSKRLLPTLELAYASVFVLEAVGMVLSIWFLNRVNVTEFQTTTKQAIASVLESDL; from the coding sequence ATGGCGACTAGCAATTTTCTACCCGATCCCGAATCAGGTCAATCAATTAAGCCTGAGTCAGTTCAGAGAGTTAACTTGGTGACTGTGTTTCGACTCGGACTCTTTCAAATGGGTCTGAGTATGATGTCAATTTTGACTCTGGGTGTACTGAACAGAGTCATGATTCAAGAAATAGCGATTCCGGCGACGTTGGTGGCGTTGGTTTTAGCGTTACCGGCCTTTGTCTCTCCTTCTCGCATTTGGTTCGGTCAGATTTCTGATGCCAAACCTTTGTGGGGTTATCATCGCACAGCTTATGTTTGGGTGGGGGCGGCAATATTTGCGATCGCCTCTTTTTTAGCTGTGCAAGTAATTTGGCAGTTAAATAGTGTCGCCAATAGCTCTAGTGGTTGGGTGTGGACTACTGAAACTATCGGCTGGACATCACTTCTGGCTTTAATTTTTGCGGTATATGGTCTAGCGATTTGTGCTAGTGGTACGTCTTTTGCTGCTTTGTTGGTGGATATCTCCGAAGAAGATAACCGTTCTCAAGTGGTGGGGATTGTTTGGTCGATGTTGATGGTGGGAATTATTGTTGGGGCAATTATCAGTTCTAGTTTGCTCAAACAATTAACCCCAGAAGCAAATGCAGTAACTTTGCAAGCCGCAGTCAACAGGCTATTTATGATAGTCCCAGCAATTGTGTTTGGGTTGTCGATTGTGGCAACGGTGGGTGTAGAGAAAAAGTATTCTCTTTATAAGAGCCGTTCCACTTTAGTGAACCGAGAAGATAGTATTACTCTCGCCGCAGCCTGGAAAATTTTGACAGCTAGTCCTCAAACTGCTTTGTTCTTCACTTTTTTGGTGGTGATGAGCATCAGTTTATTTATGCAAGACCCAGTTGTCGAACCTTATGCAGGTCAAGTGTTTAAGATGCCTTTGGCAGAAAGTACTAGACTAAATGTATTTTATGGCATAGGTATTTTAATCGCCTATGGTGTGACCGGCTTTTTTGTTGTACCCCGTTTAGGTAAGCGGCGGACTGCCCGTTTGGGTTGTGTTCTGGTCGCATTCGCCGCCTTAATGTTGGGCGCATCAGGATTCTCAGCTAATCCCACCTTCTTGAAGTTTGGTTTGGTCATTTTTGGTTTAGCCACTGGTTTCTTAACAACGGCTGCAATTAGCTTGATGCTGGATTTAACAGTTGCAGAAACCGCCGGTACATTCATTGGGGCTTGGGGTTTGGCGCAATCCTTAGCTAGGGGATTAGCAGTAGTCATTGGTGGCGCAGTCCTGGACGTGAGTAAAAGACTGTTACCAACCTTAGAACTAGCCTACGCATCAGTATTTGTTTTGGAAGCGGTGGGTATGGTGCTGTCAATTTGGTTCCTGAACCGTGTGAATGTGACAGAATTTCAAACTACTACCAAGCAAGCGATCGCTTCTGTTTTAGAAAGTGATTTATAG
- a CDS encoding inositol monophosphatase family protein, whose protein sequence is MNDFWTTILDFAETTTTRVGARLMQDFGQVQALQKADGSLVTQADKWADQEIRDAIASTFSGYGILTEESERTFPGTEWCWVIDPLDGTTNFTRGIPIWSISLALLYRGTPIFGYVYAPPLNQAFHGFWPGTSGLSTPSGAFLNHHPIHTSSDAPSSNHFFNLCSRSLAVVQNGFPCKIRMLGVASYNFLTVAAGATLGGIEATPKVWDIAGAWVIVQAAGGSWVSLDSEPFPLSNGEDYSDRSFPTLVVSRSDLVTFFTPLIKDVKI, encoded by the coding sequence ATGAATGATTTTTGGACGACAATTCTCGATTTTGCCGAAACTACCACCACCAGAGTGGGCGCGCGATTAATGCAGGATTTTGGGCAAGTGCAGGCTTTACAAAAAGCTGACGGTAGCTTGGTAACCCAAGCTGATAAATGGGCAGATCAAGAAATTCGAGATGCGATCGCCTCTACTTTTTCTGGTTACGGAATTTTAACTGAAGAAAGCGAACGCACATTTCCTGGGACAGAGTGGTGCTGGGTCATCGATCCTTTAGATGGGACAACGAACTTTACACGGGGTATTCCCATCTGGTCGATTTCTCTGGCTTTGCTTTACCGAGGGACACCGATTTTTGGTTATGTTTATGCGCCACCCCTCAATCAAGCTTTTCATGGTTTCTGGCCAGGTACATCTGGTTTAAGCACACCCTCTGGGGCATTTCTCAATCATCACCCAATTCATACCAGTAGTGACGCTCCCAGCAGCAATCACTTTTTTAACCTTTGTTCCCGCAGTTTAGCTGTTGTTCAGAACGGATTTCCCTGCAAAATTCGGATGCTGGGTGTAGCTAGTTACAACTTCCTTACGGTGGCGGCTGGCGCAACATTAGGAGGAATAGAAGCAACACCAAAAGTTTGGGACATAGCAGGCGCTTGGGTAATTGTCCAAGCTGCTGGTGGTAGCTGGGTTTCCCTCGACTCAGAACCATTTCCCTTATCAAATGGGGAAGATTATAGCGATCGCTCTTTCCCTACTCTCGTTGTTAGTCGTTCAGACTTAGTTACATTTTTTACACCTCTAATTAAAGATGTAAAAATTTAA
- a CDS encoding MDR/zinc-dependent alcohol dehydrogenase-like family protein: MKGLWLENNQLQLLTDIPIPEPAPEEALVRVLRAGICNTDLELLRGYYPYTGILGHEFVGVVEQGPENLLNQRVVGEINAVCGYCRFCRRGQPTHCENRTVLGIVNRHGAFAEYLCLPVKNLHPVPENVATEVATFTEPLAAALEIQQQVILSKDDRVLVVGDGKLGQLVAQTLALTGCELLVVGRHQEKLANLKVRGIQTGLVDAVQDRAFDIVVECTGNPEGFAIARRALRPRGTLVLKSTYAGNLSLDASSLVVDEITLIGSRCGSFPPALELLATGKVDVEPLIHAHYPLSQGLLAFEEAQRRGVLKVLLEIGN, encoded by the coding sequence ATGAAAGGACTCTGGCTAGAAAATAACCAGTTACAACTGCTTACAGATATTCCCATTCCAGAACCAGCGCCAGAAGAAGCGCTAGTTCGTGTTTTACGCGCAGGAATTTGTAACACTGACTTAGAATTGTTGAGAGGCTATTATCCCTACACAGGGATTCTAGGACATGAGTTTGTAGGAGTGGTAGAACAAGGGCCAGAAAACCTACTTAATCAAAGAGTAGTGGGGGAAATTAATGCTGTCTGCGGCTATTGTCGTTTTTGTCGGCGAGGACAACCAACTCACTGTGAAAATCGGACTGTTTTGGGTATTGTAAATCGTCATGGGGCTTTTGCTGAGTACCTCTGCTTACCAGTCAAAAATCTCCATCCTGTACCCGAAAACGTAGCAACAGAGGTTGCAACTTTTACCGAACCCTTGGCAGCAGCGCTAGAAATTCAACAACAGGTAATATTGAGTAAAGATGACCGTGTGCTAGTAGTCGGAGATGGCAAATTGGGACAATTAGTAGCCCAAACACTAGCTTTAACTGGTTGTGAATTATTGGTTGTTGGTCGTCACCAAGAAAAACTCGCTAATTTAAAGGTAAGGGGTATTCAAACGGGTTTAGTTGATGCTGTCCAAGATAGAGCTTTTGATATTGTAGTTGAGTGTACTGGTAATCCAGAAGGATTTGCGATCGCTCGTCGGGCTTTGCGTCCCCGTGGTACTCTAGTCCTAAAAAGTACCTATGCTGGTAATCTCAGTCTTGATGCTTCTTCTTTAGTTGTAGACGAAATTACTCTCATCGGTTCTCGTTGTGGCTCTTTTCCCCCTGCACTGGAACTATTAGCTACAGGAAAAGTTGACGTAGAACCTCTGATTCATGCTCACTACCCACTCAGCCAAGGGCTTTTGGCTTTTGAGGAAGCCCAACGCCGAGGCGTGCTAAAGGTATTATTAGAGATTGGTAATTAG
- a CDS encoding SDR family oxidoreductase, translating to MEDFVTPPAFGEKVRERWTLAGRKALITGATKGIGLAIAQEFLALGAEVIIVARNAEAIEQQINAWDSAGKVHGVTADVSTSEGRQIIHEYVSKTVGELDILVNNVGTNIRKKATDYTEEEFAGIFQINLTSIFELSRLFYPLLKTSKNSSIVNIASVAGLISVRTGAPYGMTKAALVQLTRSLAVEWADDGIRVNAIAPWFIQTPLTEPLLNNPETLSAVLSRTPMKRVGQPEEVASLTAFLCMPTASYITGQCIAVDGGFLAFGF from the coding sequence ATGGAAGATTTTGTTACCCCTCCAGCTTTTGGGGAAAAAGTCCGGGAACGCTGGACATTAGCCGGACGAAAAGCTTTGATTACCGGAGCTACCAAAGGAATTGGTTTAGCCATCGCCCAAGAGTTTTTGGCTTTAGGTGCAGAAGTCATCATTGTTGCTCGCAATGCTGAAGCGATTGAGCAACAGATCAACGCTTGGGATTCTGCGGGGAAAGTTCACGGAGTTACCGCCGATGTTTCCACTTCTGAAGGTCGTCAGATAATACATGAGTACGTTAGCAAGACCGTTGGAGAACTTGACATTTTGGTGAATAACGTTGGCACAAATATTCGCAAGAAAGCGACTGATTACACAGAAGAAGAATTTGCTGGGATATTTCAAATTAATCTAACTTCTATATTTGAGCTTTCCCGACTGTTTTATCCCTTACTCAAAACAAGTAAAAACAGCAGTATCGTTAACATCGCTTCTGTTGCTGGGTTAATTTCCGTTCGGACTGGCGCACCCTATGGCATGACTAAAGCCGCACTCGTGCAGTTAACGCGATCGCTGGCGGTAGAATGGGCCGATGATGGTATTCGCGTTAATGCGATCGCACCCTGGTTTATCCAAACTCCTCTGACCGAGCCTCTACTCAACAATCCTGAAACTTTAAGCGCAGTTCTTTCACGTACACCAATGAAACGCGTGGGTCAACCCGAAGAAGTAGCGAGTCTTACAGCTTTTCTCTGTATGCCTACCGCATCATATATTACAGGACAATGTATTGCTGTTGATGGAGGATTTCTGGCATTTGGTTTTTAA
- a CDS encoding enoyl-CoA hydratase/isomerase family protein, with amino-acid sequence MTLNQPEYFTKYENLHFHRDENGILEVRMHTNNGSLVFTGKTHREFPDAFYDISRDRDNRVVILTGTGDAWMAEIDFASLGDVTNPREWDKTYWEGKKVLQNLLDIEVPVISAVNGAALLHSEYILTTDIILASENAVFQDMPHFNAGIVPGDGVHILWPLALGLYRGRYFLLTQEKLTAQQAYELNVVHEVLPQSKLMERAWEIARTLAKQPTLNLRYTRVALTQRLKRLVNEGIGYGLALEGITATDLRNT; translated from the coding sequence ATGACTTTGAATCAACCTGAATATTTCACTAAATACGAGAACTTGCATTTCCATCGAGATGAAAATGGCATTCTAGAAGTGAGAATGCACACAAACAATGGTTCACTCGTTTTCACCGGTAAAACTCATCGAGAGTTTCCCGACGCATTTTATGACATTAGCCGAGACAGAGATAACCGTGTTGTCATCCTCACAGGTACTGGTGATGCTTGGATGGCTGAAATCGATTTTGCTAGTTTAGGAGATGTCACCAATCCTCGTGAGTGGGATAAAACTTATTGGGAAGGTAAAAAGGTGCTGCAAAACCTCTTGGATATTGAAGTACCAGTCATCTCTGCTGTCAATGGTGCAGCATTACTTCATAGTGAATACATTCTGACGACCGACATTATTCTTGCATCTGAAAACGCCGTATTTCAAGATATGCCTCATTTCAATGCAGGTATCGTACCAGGTGACGGAGTGCATATACTATGGCCATTAGCACTTGGTCTTTATCGCGGGCGCTACTTCTTGCTTACTCAAGAAAAGCTGACGGCTCAACAAGCTTATGAATTAAATGTTGTCCATGAAGTATTACCACAAAGCAAACTCATGGAACGGGCTTGGGAAATTGCCAGGACACTGGCCAAACAGCCCACATTAAACTTGCGATACACCCGTGTGGCCTTGACCCAAAGGCTGAAGCGGTTGGTTAATGAAGGAATTGGCTATGGTCTGGCATTAGAAGGTATTACCGCCACCGATCTCCGCAATACTTGA
- a CDS encoding Crp/Fnr family transcriptional regulator: protein MNIDQLPENIKMAMAITYESLAAGQPLFHQGDLTRAIFVVTSGQIRLMHYTDAGQSIKHYEVKAGESFAEAALFNEFYDCTAIADIPSRVATFPKQPFLATLRQHPDLSEALIVQLVRRFHQVKILLELRSIRSARDRVLRYLEIAAHPHGNIVNLDKPLKEIAEDMGLSQEALSRVLSQLQKDGAITRKKRQIILVQELYRT, encoded by the coding sequence TTGAACATTGACCAGCTGCCAGAAAATATCAAAATGGCGATGGCAATCACCTATGAGAGTTTAGCGGCTGGACAGCCCCTTTTCCATCAAGGTGATTTAACCAGAGCCATTTTTGTAGTCACATCTGGACAGATCAGACTCATGCACTATACCGATGCTGGTCAATCTATCAAGCACTATGAGGTCAAAGCTGGAGAAAGTTTTGCGGAAGCTGCATTGTTCAATGAATTTTATGATTGTACGGCGATCGCTGATATTCCTTCCCGTGTCGCTACTTTTCCTAAACAGCCGTTTCTGGCAACTTTACGCCAGCATCCAGATTTATCAGAAGCACTCATAGTACAACTGGTGCGAAGATTTCATCAAGTAAAAATTTTACTAGAACTGAGGAGTATCCGTTCTGCCCGCGATCGCGTGCTGCGTTATTTGGAAATTGCCGCCCATCCACATGGAAATATCGTCAATCTGGATAAACCTCTGAAGGAAATAGCCGAAGATATGGGGTTGAGCCAGGAAGCATTGTCTCGCGTTTTGAGCCAACTGCAAAAAGACGGGGCAATTACCCGCAAAAAACGACAAATTATATTAGTTCAAGAACTATATCGGACTTAA
- the chlG gene encoding chlorophyll synthase ChlG, with protein sequence MSESSPITPDPNQSEAVANPADRTAKTRQLLGMKGAAPGETSIWKIRLQLMKPITWIPLIWGVVCGAASSGNYTWSLENVLKAATCMLLSGPLLTGYTQTLNDFYDREIDAINEPYRPIPSGAISVPQVVTQIVALFLAGIAVAFTLDLWAGHEFPNVTVLALFGSFIAFIYSAPPLKLKQNGWLGNYALGASYIALPWWAGHALFGELNWKIAILTLIYSLAGLGIAIVNDFKSVEGDRQLGLQSLPVMFGINTAAWICVVMIDVFQGLIAAYLVTIHENLYAAILVLLIIPQITFQDMYFLRDPLKNDVKYQASAQPFLVLGMLVAGLALGHAGI encoded by the coding sequence ATGTCTGAATCATCTCCTATTACCCCCGATCCTAATCAGTCTGAAGCAGTGGCGAATCCTGCTGACCGCACTGCCAAAACCCGGCAGTTGTTAGGTATGAAAGGTGCAGCGCCAGGGGAAACTTCCATTTGGAAAATCCGCCTGCAATTAATGAAGCCGATTACTTGGATTCCTCTGATTTGGGGTGTGGTTTGTGGTGCGGCTTCCTCTGGTAACTATACTTGGTCATTGGAAAATGTTTTGAAGGCGGCAACTTGTATGTTGTTGTCCGGGCCACTTTTGACGGGTTACACTCAAACCCTCAACGATTTTTACGATCGCGAAATTGATGCCATCAACGAACCTTATCGTCCTATACCTTCCGGCGCAATTTCTGTACCCCAGGTTGTGACCCAAATTGTGGCGTTATTTCTCGCGGGGATTGCCGTTGCCTTTACCCTGGATTTATGGGCGGGTCATGAGTTTCCCAATGTCACAGTATTGGCGTTGTTTGGTTCCTTCATCGCTTTTATTTACTCTGCGCCTCCCTTAAAGTTAAAGCAGAACGGCTGGTTAGGTAACTACGCTTTGGGTGCTAGTTACATCGCCTTACCTTGGTGGGCTGGTCATGCTTTATTTGGCGAACTCAACTGGAAAATTGCCATTCTCACCTTGATTTATAGTTTGGCAGGATTGGGAATTGCCATTGTCAACGACTTTAAGAGTGTAGAAGGCGATCGCCAATTGGGATTACAATCACTACCTGTAATGTTTGGTATCAACACGGCGGCCTGGATTTGTGTTGTCATGATTGACGTGTTCCAAGGATTAATTGCGGCTTATCTTGTGACCATTCATGAGAATTTGTACGCCGCCATCTTGGTACTGTTAATCATTCCGCAAATCACCTTCCAAGATATGTATTTCTTGCGCGACCCCTTAAAAAACGATGTGAAATACCAAGCCAGCGCCCAACCATTCCTGGTATTAGGGATGCTTGTAGCTGGTTTAGCATTGGGTCATGCGGGAATTTAA